From the Gymnogyps californianus isolate 813 chromosome 2, ASM1813914v2, whole genome shotgun sequence genome, one window contains:
- the ANO10 gene encoding anoctamin-10 isoform X1 translates to MAESWSFLDTVEPNFQPLVVIELAKDTKKETIEWFTKRIVDKKANAGAQLLVRPLVTENGDENIYLVGASNLRLLLGAETVGLVKECNDNSMRTFTYSSRKTFKDFADDNHNFLTMAECQYIIKHELENLRAKDEKMIPGYPQAKLYPGKSIVRRLLTSGILVQIFPLHDREELKKLRHRWYGRVKVGYQPLDEIRCYFGETIALYFGFLEYFTFALIPMAVIGIPYYVFAWEDYDKYVMFATFNLLWSTVILEVWKRICAIMTYRWGTLLMKRQFEEPRPGFHGVLGINPVTGREEPVYSSIKRQIRIYLVSLPFVCLCLYFSLYVMMIYFDLEQWALDYHEENESNFSSLMLFVPSIIYAVVIEIMNRIYRYAAEFLTSWENHRLESSYQNHLILKVLVFNFLNCFASLFYIAFVLFDMKLLRQSLATLLITSQILNQFAESLLPYWLQKRHKKRMKKRMCSLKTDTDLSLVEQVNLEKEMGTYFGTFDDYLELFLQFGYVSLFSCVYPLAAVFAVLNNITEIYSDALKMCRVYKRPFAEPTANIGVWQLAFETMSVISVVTNCILIGMSPQVNALFPDSKMDLVLTVALVEHLLLAIKFIMAFVIPDKPRDIQIKLAKLEFESLEALKQQQMKLAAESLKE, encoded by the exons ATGGCAGAAAGCTGGTCTTTCTTGGATACTGTTGAGCCTAACTTCCAGCCTCTGGTAGTGATTGAGCTTGCAAAAGACACCAAAAAGGAAACCATAGAATGGTTCACAAAACGAATTGTGGACAAAAAAGCAAACGCAG GTGCACAACTGCTGGTTAGACCACTGGTCACggaaaatggagatgaaaatatttatctagtTGGAGCTTCCAACTTAAGGCTGTTGCTGGGAGCTGAAACTGTGGGTTTGGTGAAGGAATGTAATGATAACTCAATGAGAACTTTTACATACAGCAGTAGAAAAACTTTCAAAGATTTTGCAG atgACAATCACAATTTCCTTACAATGGCAGAATGTCAGTATATCATCAAGCATGAACTCGAAAATTTGAGAgctaaagatgaaaaaatgatCCCTGGATATCCTCAGGCAAAGCTGTATCCAGGAAAATCAATTG TGAGAAGATTATTGACCAGTGGTATTCTAGTTCAGATTTTCCCACTGCATGATAGAGAAGAGTTGAAAAAGCTCCGTCACAGATGGTATGGCCGAGTGAAAGTTGGCTATCAACCTTTAG atgagATACGCTGCTACTTTGGCGAAACCATTGCTCTCTACTTTGGCTTCTTAGAGTACTTCACATTTGCTTTGATTCCAATGGCTGTCATTGGGATTCCTTATTATGTGTTTGCATGGGAAGACTATGACAAATACGTGATGTTTGCCACATTCAATCTGCTCTGGTCCACTGTGATACTGGAAGTTTGGAAGCGGATTTGTGCCATCATGACATACCGTTGGGGGACGCTGTTGATGAAACGACAATTTGAGGAACCAAGACCAGGCTTCCATGGTGTCTTGGGTATCAATCCTGTCACTGGGAGGGAGGAACCAGTGTACTCAAGTATTAAGAGACAGATACGGATTTATCTGGTGTCCTTACCATTTGTGTGCCTTTGCCTCTACTTCTCACTGTATGTGATGATGATTTACTTTGACTTGGAACAGTGGGCTCTGGATTATCATGAAGAGAATGAGTCTAACTTCAGCAGCTTGATGCTGTTTGTGCCCAGTATCATATATGCTGTTGTGATTGAAATTATGAACCGTATCTATCGGTATGCTGCTGAATTCTTAACATCATGGG AAAATCACAGGCTGGAATCTTCATATCAGAATCATTTAATTCTGAAGGTTTTAGTG ttcaACTTCTTAAATTGTTTTGCGTCTCTCTTCTACATTGCCTTTGTGCTGTTTGATATGAAGCTTTTGAGGCAG agCTTGGCCACTTTGCTGATAACTTCGCAGATCCTTAATCAGTTTGCAGAATCCTTGCTTCCTTACTGGCTCCAAAAGAGACACaagaagaggatgaagaaacGCATGtgttctctgaaaacagatACGGACCTGTCACTAGTCGAACAAGTCAACTTGGAGAAAGAAATGGGCACCTATTTT ggtACTTTTGATGATTACCTGGAGTTGTTCTTACAGTTTGGTTATGTGAGTCTTTTCTCATGTGTTTATCCACTGGCAGCTGTCTTTGCAGTGTTAAACAACATCACAGAGATATATTCTGATGCCTTAAAGATGTGTAGAGTTTACAAGCGTCCATTTGCAGAACCCACAGCAAATATTGGTGTTTGGCAG ttggcTTTTGAAACTATGAGTGTAATATCAGTTGTTACTAATTGCATACTGATTGGAATGTCTCCACAAGTGAATGCCCTTTTCCCAGATTCAAAAATGGACCTTGTTCTGACTGTGGCATTGGTGGAG
- the ANO10 gene encoding anoctamin-10 isoform X2 produces the protein MAESWSFLDTVEPNFQPLVVIELAKDTKKETIEWFTKRIVDKKANAGAQLLVRPLVTENGDENIYLVGASNLRLLLGAETVGLVKECNDNSMRTFTYSSRKTFKDFADDNHNFLTMAECQYIIKHELENLRAKDEKMIPGYPQAKLYPGKSIVRRLLTSGILVQIFPLHDREELKKLRHRWYGRVKVGYQPLDEIRCYFGETIALYFGFLEYFTFALIPMAVIGIPYYVFAWEDYDKYVMFATFNLLWSTVILEVWKRICAIMTYRWGTLLMKRQFEEPRPGFHGVLGINPVTGREEPVYSSIKRQIRIYLVSLPFVCLCLYFSLYVMMIYFDLEQWALDYHEENESNFSSLMLFVPSIIYAVVIEIMNRIYRYAAEFLTSWENHRLESSYQNHLILKVLVFNFLNCFASLFYIAFVLFDMKLLRQSLATLLITSQILNQFAESLLPYWLQKRHKKRMKKRMCSLKTDTDLSLVEQVNLEKEMGTYFGTFDDYLELFLQFGYVSLFSCVYPLAAVFAVLNNITEIYSDALKMCRVYKRPFAEPTANIGVWQHLLLAIKFIMAFVIPDKPRDIQIKLAKLEFESLEALKQQQMKLAAESLKE, from the exons ATGGCAGAAAGCTGGTCTTTCTTGGATACTGTTGAGCCTAACTTCCAGCCTCTGGTAGTGATTGAGCTTGCAAAAGACACCAAAAAGGAAACCATAGAATGGTTCACAAAACGAATTGTGGACAAAAAAGCAAACGCAG GTGCACAACTGCTGGTTAGACCACTGGTCACggaaaatggagatgaaaatatttatctagtTGGAGCTTCCAACTTAAGGCTGTTGCTGGGAGCTGAAACTGTGGGTTTGGTGAAGGAATGTAATGATAACTCAATGAGAACTTTTACATACAGCAGTAGAAAAACTTTCAAAGATTTTGCAG atgACAATCACAATTTCCTTACAATGGCAGAATGTCAGTATATCATCAAGCATGAACTCGAAAATTTGAGAgctaaagatgaaaaaatgatCCCTGGATATCCTCAGGCAAAGCTGTATCCAGGAAAATCAATTG TGAGAAGATTATTGACCAGTGGTATTCTAGTTCAGATTTTCCCACTGCATGATAGAGAAGAGTTGAAAAAGCTCCGTCACAGATGGTATGGCCGAGTGAAAGTTGGCTATCAACCTTTAG atgagATACGCTGCTACTTTGGCGAAACCATTGCTCTCTACTTTGGCTTCTTAGAGTACTTCACATTTGCTTTGATTCCAATGGCTGTCATTGGGATTCCTTATTATGTGTTTGCATGGGAAGACTATGACAAATACGTGATGTTTGCCACATTCAATCTGCTCTGGTCCACTGTGATACTGGAAGTTTGGAAGCGGATTTGTGCCATCATGACATACCGTTGGGGGACGCTGTTGATGAAACGACAATTTGAGGAACCAAGACCAGGCTTCCATGGTGTCTTGGGTATCAATCCTGTCACTGGGAGGGAGGAACCAGTGTACTCAAGTATTAAGAGACAGATACGGATTTATCTGGTGTCCTTACCATTTGTGTGCCTTTGCCTCTACTTCTCACTGTATGTGATGATGATTTACTTTGACTTGGAACAGTGGGCTCTGGATTATCATGAAGAGAATGAGTCTAACTTCAGCAGCTTGATGCTGTTTGTGCCCAGTATCATATATGCTGTTGTGATTGAAATTATGAACCGTATCTATCGGTATGCTGCTGAATTCTTAACATCATGGG AAAATCACAGGCTGGAATCTTCATATCAGAATCATTTAATTCTGAAGGTTTTAGTG ttcaACTTCTTAAATTGTTTTGCGTCTCTCTTCTACATTGCCTTTGTGCTGTTTGATATGAAGCTTTTGAGGCAG agCTTGGCCACTTTGCTGATAACTTCGCAGATCCTTAATCAGTTTGCAGAATCCTTGCTTCCTTACTGGCTCCAAAAGAGACACaagaagaggatgaagaaacGCATGtgttctctgaaaacagatACGGACCTGTCACTAGTCGAACAAGTCAACTTGGAGAAAGAAATGGGCACCTATTTT ggtACTTTTGATGATTACCTGGAGTTGTTCTTACAGTTTGGTTATGTGAGTCTTTTCTCATGTGTTTATCCACTGGCAGCTGTCTTTGCAGTGTTAAACAACATCACAGAGATATATTCTGATGCCTTAAAGATGTGTAGAGTTTACAAGCGTCCATTTGCAGAACCCACAGCAAATATTGGTGTTTGGCAG